The following proteins come from a genomic window of Sardina pilchardus chromosome 13, fSarPil1.1, whole genome shotgun sequence:
- the si:dkey-52l18.4 gene encoding uncharacterized protein si:dkey-52l18.4, which translates to MGPVIGCYLILTLVYNNWGCCAEDCFAVKARRDNKVVSEGKSLSLSCDVEHCGVSGWSGGWGVLNGDTFSSLQPTARIHIYNEDLSNNSTRLNINFISTNKSDSGAYQCRINWRENGNGNSNGHVTNVNVTDAHPNREEQSERRIVLLRVFLFICACLSFPLALLLARCLQRPASPAVPPRSYSNGQIERPREPMYAVLALENVGRHNQRPQQQSQGSPVMYSSIRL; encoded by the exons ATGGGACCAGTCATTGGCTGCTACCTAATTCTAACCTTGGTGTACAATAATTGGG GCTGTTGTGCAGAGGACTGCTTTGCTGTGAAGGCACGTCGAGATAATAAAGTTGTGTCTGAGGGCAAGAGCTTGTCACTCTCATGTGATGTTGAGCACTGTGGCGTAAGCGGCTGGTCTGGAGGATGGGGAGTACTCAACGGAGACACTTTCAGCTCCTTACAACCCACAGCCAGGATCCACATTTACAACGAAGACTTGTCCAACAATAGTACCCGCCTTAACATCAACTTTATCAGCACAAATAAGTCAGACAGTGGGGCATATCAGTGTCGCATCAACTGGAGAGAGAACGGCAATGGCAACAGCAACGGACATGTAACAAATGTGAATGTCACTGATG CCCATCCTAATCGGGAGGAACAATCTGAGAGGAGGATTGTGCTCCTGAGAGTATTTCTGTTTATCTGTGCctgcctctcttttcctctcgccTTGCTGCTGGCTCGTTGTCTGCAACGCCCAGCTTCTCCAGCGGTCCCTCCTCGCTCATACTCCA ACGGACAGATAGAAAGGCCGCGTGAG CCAATGTATGCAGTGCTGGCGCTGGAGAATGTGGGGCGCCACAACCAGAGGCCTCAGCAGCAATCACAAGGATCACCTGTCATGTACTCCTCCATACGCCTGTAG